A window of Quercus robur chromosome 12, dhQueRobu3.1, whole genome shotgun sequence genomic DNA:
TACAATGAAAGATATACTTGCCACcattttttaatagattcaTATAAATTATGTTTAAACAGGATGATGtaatatagattttttaaataattttagttgataacaataaaatatttgtatgaTTTTAATTGTAAGAATATTAGAATATTATGGAGAAGAGATGATAGgttcattatatttttaaaaatgggaAATTGTCATAAATAATTGAAGTATCTGGTTGTGAGAGACAAATGATTTGAAAGCTTCATGTTTTATTTGGACCGGGATGGTGTAAGTTTTGAAATAAATGGAAAGGTAATATACTTTCATGAACTGATTTATTAGATAATCGAAAACAGAGGATGTTGAAGAGTCTttgcaataaaaaattgtaaattatgtttaaaggtaaaataaaatattgtttttggctGTTAAGTTACAACACTATTGAGCAACATAAAGAGATCCTTTTATAATTCTAACGACattcaattataaaatttgatattaaaaattacttgtagggtcacgtttttcagccCAGGTCCAAGATGTATGGGACCTTAGACTAGTGAGctcggtacaatgaatttgtagagagtgggtcaaagagctaggctttagtGTATGGACAACAGTTAACACCGTGTTCTTCACAATCAATCTGAGGTGAGCTGAGTTTACCAAAGAAGATTGGTCCTTGGCACAGTTCGAGGAGCTTTTTCTGGAGCCTCTGGTATGATAGGGGTTTAAGCCCCCCTTTCTGTCTCTCTCCaccccctttttatagtagttttctTCCTCCTGAATTGGGTTCCCAGGgcaggtacttgtcccatcagcccttccctccagttgttgggagtggttgtaaaagtagaaaagcatggctatgtcaggtttaaggcactgaatgcaatgATGGCAGCCTTTTTCTCAGACGTTTCCCTCTTCTTTGTTGTCCTTTTctgttttagtacttttcctgttCCGTGAAATGATCTAGAGTGTCACTATTAGTAGCAGGTTGCTCCTTTTGTCCTCGGCTACATCTATGGCCGAGAAAGGTCcttcccatggccgaggaggagTTTTTCCTTGGattgggcccttggcccaatgtaGACATTGACATGGGCTTCCCGGTCTTGTACCCTCCACATTACTAATGAATCAATTATTGAAAGCAGTATATGTGTGGTAATGGGTAAGATTTTGGCACAGTAGTTGGTGGTAATATATTTAGTTTTCTCAATCAAATGAAATCCACCTAAATgaattagatttaattttttttttaagtacaacattgtttgtattttaacacgttttttatataaaaaaaaaaaaaaagatgagaaaaaaaaaagatatatatatatatatatatatatatattttaatagatttggaggatgtggtttaatttagatgttaaattaAAAGATGATGTTTTGATTGTCAAATAATGAAGTTTGTAATTAAACTTAAATGAGTATATTTCATGAAATAGAAGTAGCTATAGTTGCTGGCTGGTATTGATTTTATCAGTGCTAATGCTTAATTGGATAACAATTTGATTTTCCAAAAAgcttttattattaatgaaggaaagtatttgatttgatttttttgacacAATATGAAGAAATAATACAACTCTGAAATAAGTTCAAATAggcaagaaaatataaaattccaATATCATTTGTGTCTTcgaagcttcttcttctttgatgacttttgttttgtagCTTTTCGATGATTTATCAGATCTTGAAAGAACATGTTATCGTCATTTGGTTCTGCATCTTCAACATTAGAGGCAGAACTCATTGATGGGATGGCATCATCATTGTCTTCTTGTTTTGATCCACTTGCATCATTATTTGCGTTTGTTAATGGTTTTCTATCAAGAACTTGAAATGTGTTTTTGTCTAAAGTTTGATCTGcttttttcttgatttcataattCCCCAATGTTTCCTACACCAAAGtatgtttattaaattatattgtagatttttttttttaatgaatttgcaaaTAAATATAGCAGTAGAAAGCTTACTGTTGTGGTATCAGCATTATTTGTGGGTGGATCACTTGGATCATTATTTGTGTGTGGGGATGGTTTTGTATCAATAACTTCAAATGTTTTGTTGTCAAAAGTCTGTTCTGGACTTTTCTTGATTTCATCCTTTTGCGGTGGTTCCTAAAACACAGTTTGTGGATTAAAACACAATGTTTGATTTTGCAAATAATGGTAAGTTTGTAATTGTTGACAACTTACTGTTGTGCTATGATCAAGTTTCATTACCTTTTGATCATTTGAAATGTTGTCAAACAACTTTTCAATTGTATATAATTCCCaagaaaagtataaaaataaaaagacacagaAAAAGTACTATGGAAACCCAATGAGGGAAATAGAAACCATAAATACATGTGACCAAATCTAATAGTGGAGAAGTTTTTGAGTAAATGTAGCTTATTTGATTAGAGTAACGTAAAGAGTAATCAATCAATTATCACTGGCTTGGGCATGAACATTTTTACAAATGCCTCTGATTGAACAGTATGCAATTTTACTGTTGTGCTATGATCAAGTTTCATTACCTTTTGATCATTTGAAATGTTGTCAAACAACTTTTCAATTGTATATAATTCCCaagaaaagtataaaaataaaaagacacaaaaaaaGTACTATGGAAACCCAATGAGGGAAATAGAAACCATAAATACATGTGACCAAATCTAATAGTGGAGAAGTTTTTGAGTAAATGTAGCTTATTTGATTAGAGTAACGTAAAGAGTAATCAATCAATTATCACTGGCTTGGGCATGAACATTTTTACAAATGCCTCTGATTGAACAGTATGCAATAGTAGtctaaaaattgtcaaatttaaAAGTTACATATCCCCTATCGAGATACTGCAAATAAAAAACTGCCTGCAATTTAGGTCTTCCttacaatttcattaaaaatttgtcattaaaaaaaatatcattctcaCATGAAATagatctataaaattaattaaaaatattttttcataaattaattaCATACTTTCAACTTTAGATATTAAATGGAAAGGCGTATTGAAAATATGTGGAAGACGTATTGCTCAAAAAAGAACTAAAGACGTAATTTATATAATGTTTGAACTAAAGAACTAATTTTctctgctttttttttattttttatatataactaatttgaactaaagaacaaaatttttaacTAATTTGAACTAAAGAACTAATTTTTTAACTAATTTGAACTAAAGAACTAACTTTTTGAAGTatgtaattaactaattaactaaATAAGAGCAAAACATTTTACAATACGTCATTCaagttaattacatatttaatgGTTAGTTGAAACTTGCAAGTTAGAACCACTGAGATTAATAGGATGCATAAAATGTTTACTATATTGCTCTTCTTGAAAGGCGTATTTTAATGGGATGCATCAACTTTCCAGATGTATTTCaagttaattacatatttaatgGGAAGTTGAAACTGATACATCTTAGGTGGGGAGAGAGATATAGGCCTTATAAATCTCGacttaaaaacacaatcttAGCACAAAATAAAACACTGGCACAGTGACTTAAAATTGAAACCATGAATATCAAACCAGGTCTAAACCAAACACCATGATAAAcacaattatgcagaaaaattaccacaaaaattgaaacacTAGGAAAACAATTTGCTTTGATTATAAAACCTAATCCATGTTATACAATCATGATATTGAAGTGCGCTCTGATATCAATTGttgaaaaatagtaaaaacaaatagaattaaaaaccaagcaatcaaaaactcaaaatgaaCAAACCCAAAAGAGGTAAAGATCCAATTAAAAAACCCAGGATCCAATTAAAAAACCCAGCAATCAAAAATTCAACACCCTAAAAAAGATGCAATAAACAATCAGCCGCACCATAGCAGCCTTATAAATCTCGattaaaaaacacaatcttaacacaaaataaaaacacttgcACACCgacttaaaataaaaaccatgaaAATCAAACCAAGTCTAAACCAAAGACCCCGATAAAcacaattatgcagaaaaattacTGCAGAAAATTGAAACACCAGGAAAACAATTTCCTTTTATTCTAAAACTCAATCCATGGTATACAATCATGATATTGAAGTAGACAATGGAAGCAAACACCACAACACTATGCTAAGAAATCAGAGTCACACTAAGTAGTTGGAATCACATAGAATTATAACAAAATCTAATAAGGGAAACAGAAACCATAAAGCAAAATAATGGGGCAAAAAAGAACTAAGATGTAAAGATACTTCAACCGATGCAGGCAAGTTCTGTCAGTAATTATACACCGTGTGGAAAGGAAGACAGGAAGGAATGAAATCAAATAGGCAGCTGTTACTACAAAACGATAGAGCAGGAAGGTGGGTAGCTTTCAAACTCTCTGTTTTCTCACGCAATACCTAAAGgcttcaatgttttttttttttcttaagcttCCCTCCACATTACAATCTTCAAATTCTCTGTTCCTCTCGTTTCTATTTGGTCACGCAAAACCCTCAATgcgtcattttttttttcccttcctttaAGCTAAAAAGGCTCACACAAAACCCTGAAGGCTTCaacgtttttttatttatttatttttttcctttaagctgAACTAAAAAGGCTTTTTGTTGggcttgatagtggaactaaataaataagaggtgggttggattaattatacaaatttattatagggtgagagtggaagtaaataaataaatagtgggttggatttattatagggtaatagtggaagtaaataaataaaaagtgggcTGCATTTATAGGGATGGGATTTAtagggctgaaaattgtaaaaataattttaaaattgtaggacaaattatattaaaaaaaaaaaaaagaataatgtgGCAGCTGATGTGGCGCAACGTAAGAGCAGCAACATTAAACTCTACActttagcttttagtaatatatagatttaagCTAAAAAGGCTCACACAAAACCCTGAAGGCttcaatgttttttatttatttattttttcttttaagctgAATTGAAAAGGCTTTGGATTATgcttgatagtggaactaaataaataagagatggGCTAAattaattatacagatttattatagggtgatagtggaagtaaataaataagaaacgGGCTGCATTTATAGGGCTGGGATTTATAGggctaaaaattgtaaaaaccattttaaaaatgtaggacaaattaaatttaaaaaaaaaatgacgttGCAGCTAATGTGGCGCAACGTGAAAGCAGCAGTATTAAACGCTATGCTTcggcttttagtaatatatagatatagattattaaaaattccaaaaaaggaAACGCAGCTAGTCATGAGTCTACCCTTGAATATATCTTATAAATGAGTGAATCAAAAGTTATGTGAAAGTTAGTTCATAgatttttgggaaaaattggcctttgccctttttaaaaaagcaatccagcattttgccccatttcccaaattaattagggaaatgcccctcttttgaaacttgatttacttaaaatcaagttaagccctatagtggtgtttttaaggagcctatagtgacgttttaaggacatATAGTGGCGATTTGAAACTCGAGCTCCTTGaactcgagttataggtaaaaaaaaaagaaaaaaaattgcatgtaactcgacttcatggaacttgagttacaaaacgccactataggtccttaaaatgtcactataggctctttaaaacgccactatagggctccaaattttttttttttttttttttaactcgattttgaggaaatcgagtttcaaaagagaggcatttccctaattaatttagGAAAgtggcaaaatgctggattttttttttgaaaggggcatttgcccattttctcctagATTTTTGGGTAGAGAAGTCAAGTGACATTCCGCTTTCAGGAAAACTACAGGAACAAAAGATCAACACTATCTCAAATTTCTGTTGAAACATGTACTACAACTCAGGTCCATCTTGATGATCTAGATTGTTAATAATGCTAGATTTTACAAAAAGGTGACAGAGATGGCAAGCTAACCTTGCTTTGTCTGCACTTTAGTCCCTCCACAACGATAGTGATGATATTTTCAATTATGCAAAAATGATCTGTACGGATAAGACAAAATTACACCATTTTGTAGTTAATAATCAATCAGCATATTGAACAAAAGTCATTTTAGTAAAGATTAAGACAAATGAAGTGTCTACTTAACATGTTACTTCCtaggggaaaatttttttaaaaaaagttcttGTTTTATGCATCTTCGATTCTTCGCCCTCCAATCACAATAAGGTATCTCATAGAACGGTTCTAATAGACCACCACCCTCTCATAACATATATGAATTCAAAAGTATATATCCAACGTCCAATCCTAACCCATTTCATTCAACTCTTAATTTCCTCTCAATTAGGAATTCAAAAGTACATGTCCTGATTTCTACCGGACACAGCCACTCAACCATATCATTAGAGTACTATATATTGAAAGAGTCTTTGTCGATCACAACTCATCACCAAAAATTTCTGAATTGTGTACATCTTGTGGTCCTGCAAGAGAGACTTCTGAGGTCAGGCAAATTAGTCGGCCTTTTTAACTTGTCCTTTACATTGACATGCAATGGTAATGTACAAGAACTGTTGGAGTTTAGAATTTGAGCATAGCCGAAGTGTATTAacacaaacaataaaataaatattaaattatatttctgATTCTTAAAGTTGGGGATTGTCTTCATTTAGATCCATTAAAACTTTCGATTATTCATTTTGGTCTATCTTGATACCGATTTCAAAATGGATCTTTCATTCATTTTGGTCTAGTTTTTGTCCCAAGTTTAGATGAGTCATCTTCTGTAAAGGTTATCTAGAAGccttgaaatctattgatgcAAGTTTTTGGAGGATGCAGTAAATAGtgaattataattaataatagcATGTCCATCTAAAGTCACAGACTCTCACAGATGCATTCTTGAAAAGTAGGGCTAAATGCATGTGATTATGATTGATTAATTATGATTAGttcttaattaatttcaattaattaagtgCCAAAATCTCATTAGATTTTATAGTTTATACTTGAATTTCTTGTGTTCAAGTGGATAatcttgatttttgaaaaatcaagtAATAATCTCATAAAAAGGATGAttaattaaaaatcttaaaaatcatCGTAATTATCCAAAAACTTATCCGAAAATCTAGCTGGAACCACACTAGATAAGAAACGAGTTGATTCTAAGCATTGCACGATCCCTTAACACTTAATATGAAACAAACATGTAATGATTTTAATCCGAAAGTCTCACTcatcaaaattccaaaacattCTCCATCAAGATTCAAGTCCATCATCAAATCCTCAAGATGATGTGTTTTTGAAGGCATATCAAGTGTCTGATCATTAGCACCCTAAGGTGTTAGACGGCAATCATCAAATCGACAATTAAGATCTTAATTTCACAACTTCCTCATCAGAGCAAGTGAATGATTGACGGATTAGTTTGGAAAGGGGAAGGCAACACCTCTCCATTTTCACAAGAAATCTCTCG
This region includes:
- the LOC126708474 gene encoding uncharacterized protein LOC126708474, yielding MKLDHSTTEPPQKDEIKKSPEQTFDNKTFEVIDTKPSPHTNNDPSDPPTNNADTTTETLGNYEIKKKADQTLDKNTFQVLDRKPLTNANNDASGSKQEDNDDAIPSMSSASNVEDAEPNDDNINNVDKAIDEYHDPSSFNGSSDSSNSNSSSGGNTTDEYMSGILGVPLEVL